In Carassius auratus strain Wakin chromosome 36, ASM336829v1, whole genome shotgun sequence, the following are encoded in one genomic region:
- the LOC113055715 gene encoding uncharacterized protein LOC113055715 codes for MSENRQLSYNRHDESDDEADIPSIKQFHREEDERDEESSTKQTQNRDINEVAEATVKKPKAQDMISRINTTDRLNRQQNTIQVGNYYVKNESYFSDLTDFRLFAEVAQAGRARAEYSIFEAETKGPSASAGAGVSPVKVEAMARAEVASASASVGPVGVKVGLGFDTGASVGEDGVEAKILGTGFSIGQKNSISVLGSEASCSVM; via the exons ATGTCTGAAAACCGACAATTAAGCTACAATAGGCATGATGAAAGTG atGACGAAGCTGATATACCTTCTATCAAACAATTCCACCGTGAAGAAGATGAGAGGG ATGAAGAATCTTCTACCAAACAGACGCAGAACCGTGACATTAATGAAGTCGCAGAGGCTACTGTAAAAAAGCCAAAAGCTCAAGATATGATATCTAGAATTAACACGACTGACAGATTGAACAGACAACAAAATACCATTCAGGTTGGcaattattatgttaaaaatgaatcTTATTTTTCAGATTTGACAGACTTTAGATTATTTGCAGAAGTTGCACAAGCAGGACGAGCTCGTGCTGAATACAGCATATTTGAGGCAGAAACCAAAGGTCCAAGCGCCTCAGCTGGTGCTGGAGTCAGTCCGGTTAAAGTCGAAGCAATGGCTCGAGCTGAAGTTGCCAGTGCATCAGCTAGTGTCGGTCCAGTTGGTGTGAAAGTGGGACTTGGATTTGACACGGGTGCATCTGTTGGTGAGGATGGGGTGGAGGCCAAAATCCTGGGAACTGGATTCTCAATTGGTCAAAAAAACAGCATATCTGTTCTGGGTTCAGAAGCATCATGTTCAGTCATGTAG
- the LOC113055717 gene encoding uncharacterized protein LOC113055717: MSKKLQLSRRGQNENDEDSDIATIKHFHHEEDENDEESSTKQRQNRDINEVAEATVKKPKAQDTTSEIDTTDTLDRPLNSTADESYYVKNEAYFSDFTNFRLFAEVAQAGRARAEDSIFEAETKGSSISFDTEVSPVGAKVMARAEVASASASVGPVGVKVGLGFDTGASVGEDGVEAKFLGTGFSIGQKNSISVLGSEASCSVM, translated from the exons atgtctaaaaaacTTCAATTAAGCCGTCGTGgacaaaatgaaaatg atGAAGACTCTGATATAGCCACTATCAAACATTTCCACCATGAAGAAGACGAAAATG ATGAAGAATCTTCTACCAAACAGAGGCAGAACCGTGACATTAATGAAGTCGCAGAGGCTACTGTAAAAAAGCCAAAAGCTCAAGATACAACATCTGAAATTGACACGACTGACACATTGGACAGACCACTAAATTCAACTGCAGACGAAAGTTATTATGTTAAAAACGAAgcttatttttcagattttacaAACTTTAGATTATTTGCAGAAGTTGCACAAGCTGGACGAGCTCGTGCTGAAGACAGCATATTTGAGGCAGAAACCAAAGGTTCAagcatctcatttgatactgaagtCAGTCCGGTTGGAGCCAAAGTAATGGCTCGAGCTGAAGTCGCCAGTGCATCAGCTAGTGTCGGTCCAGTTGGTGTGAAAGTGGGACTTGGATTTGACACGGGTGCATCTGTTGGTGAGGATGGGGTGGAGGCCAAATTCCTGGGAACTGGATTCTCAATTGGTCAAAAAAACAGCATATCTGTTCTGGGTTCAGAAGCATCATGTTCAGTCATGTAG
- the LOC113055716 gene encoding uncharacterized protein LOC113055716, which translates to MTENRPLSYNGHDESDEESDLPTTKHFHHEEDESDEECDVLHGEKPKKGKQKITWKNKKGFTKKPSVQLASVNVDALEVVNVIDTYDRTASAYAEHKYARSGSYAEAFENKPGERIPKAGVYAEAGVARARAEYSVFEAEAKGPNASAGAGVSVVGAGAMARAEIASASAKAGPIGVKLGLGLDTGASVGLGGVEFKFLGTGVSLGPKTGVSVLGSEASCSVM; encoded by the exons ATGACTGAAAACCGACCATTAAGCTACAATGGGCATGATGAAAGTG atGAAGAATCTGATTTACCCACTACCAAACATTTCCACCATGAAGAAGACGAGAGTG ATGAAGAATGTGATGTACTTCATGGAGAAAAgccaaaaaaaggaaaacagaagATAACATGGAAAAACAAAAAGGGTTTTACAAAAAAGCCAAGTGTGCAACTTGCGTCAGTTAATGTTGATGCGCTTGAAGTTGTAAATGTAATTGACACGTATGACAGAACAGCAAGTGCTTATGCAGAACACAAGTATGCTCGAAGTGGATCATATGCTGAAGCATTTGAGAACAAACCTGGAGAGAGGATTCCTAAGGCTGGAGTTTACGCAGAAGCAGGAGTTGCACGAGCTCGTGCTGAATACAGTGTATTTGAAGCAGAAGCCAAAGGTCCAAATGCCTCAGCTGGTGCTGGAGTCAGTGTGGTTGGAGCTGGAGCAATGGCTCGAGCTGAAATTGCCAGTGCATCAGCTAAAGCCGGTCCAATTGGTGTGAAGCTGGGACTTGGACTTGACACGGGTGCATCTGTTGGTCTGGGTGGGGTGGAATTCAAATTCCTGGGAACCGGAGTCTCACTTGGTCCAAAAACCGGTGTGTCTGTTCTGGGTTCAGAAGCATCATGTTCAGTCATGTAA